The Pleurodeles waltl isolate 20211129_DDA chromosome 6, aPleWal1.hap1.20221129, whole genome shotgun sequence genome has a segment encoding these proteins:
- the AMIGO1 gene encoding amphoterin-induced protein 1, protein MWSQHTPWSLAGLVSTSSWLLALCLMSLRALGVEGSELNCRTTCICASNIVSCSKKELVTIPTRLPRYTAILDLSYNSLTRLRAEWLHAPLNRLHSLLLSHNELTFVSTEAFLLVPHLKHLDLSSNKIKALEENLFSELQELQVLLLYNNLIAHIDRTAFDDMSSLQKLYLSQNHITRFPLELVKDGTKLPELLLLDLSSNKLKTLPVPDLKELPAWIRNGLYLHSNPLTCDCQLYSLFMHWHIRQLVSVVDFHEDLKCVMMTSEKPTVSIFSLDGVQLMNCSVIKESDVEAYLGETVTIDCDTKQRGMTQVWVTPNNELVPPKASHSTNRTMAVLGNGSLQIRPIRVEDRGTYTCYAQSEMFNETLFVTLMVYNFTQHGHQDTLNTAYTTLVGCIASVILVLIYLYLTPCRCCCRGDEKKENEDSIHSSMLSATPNHETASDKVALNRHVAFIEPSGNLQGQNGKLKPNGAQEGPDGKRTQKPPRKMSDPGSVSSAFSDTPIVV, encoded by the coding sequence ATGTGGTCCCAACACACTCCCTGGTCTTTGGCAGGGCTAGTGTCCACTTCCTCCTGGCTCTTGGCCCTGTGTCTGATGAGCTTGCGGGCCCTGGGTGTAGAGGGATCAGAGCTGAACTGCCGCACAACCTGCATCTGCGCCAGCAACATTGTCAGCTGCTCAAAGAAAGAGCTGGTCACCATCCCAACCAGACTGCCACGTTACACTGCCATCTTGGACCTCAGCTACAACAGCCTGACCCGGCTGAGGGCTGAGTGGCTACATGCCCCCCTGAATCGCCTGCACTCTTTGCTGCTCAGTCACAATGAACTCACTTTTGTATCCACGGAGGCCTTCCTGTTGGTACCCCACCTTAAGCACCTCGACCTCTCTTCTAACAAGATCAAGGCCTTGGAGGAGAATCTCTTCAGCGAACTACAAGAACTACAGGTGTTGCTGCTCTACAATAACCTCATTGCCCACATCGACAGGACCGCCTTTGATGATATGTCCAGTCTGCAGAAGCTCTACCTGAGCCAGAATCACATCACTCGATTCCCTCTGGAGTTAGTCAAAGATGGCACTAAGCTGCCCGAGCTGCTTCTCCTTGACCTCTCATCCAACAAACTCAAGACGTTGCCGGTGCCGGACTTGAAGGAATTGCCAGCCTGGATCAGGAATGGCCTGTATCTCCACAGCAACCCACTAACCTGCGACTGCCAGCTCTACAGCCTCTTTATGCATTGGCATATTCGCCAGCTCGTGTCCGTGGTGGACTTCCATGAGGACCTCAAGTGTGTCATGATGACCTCTGAAAAGCCTACAGTGAGCATCTTCAGCCTCGATGGGGTGCAGTTAATGAACTGCAGCGTCATCAAAGAGTCTGACGTGGAAGCCTACCTGGGGGAAACTGTGACCATCGACTGTGACACTAAGCAGAGGGGGATGACACAGGTCTGGGTTACCCCTAACAACGAACTAGTGCCACCCAAGGCCAGCCACAGCACAAACAGGACCATGGCAGTTTTGGGCAATGGGAGCCTGCAGATCCGCCCAATCCGGGTTGAAGACAGAGGCACATACACCTGCTACGCTCAGAGTGAGATGTTTAATGAGACACTGTTTGTCACCCTGATGGTGTACAACTTCACCCAACATGGGCACCAGGACACCCTCAACACAGCCTACACGACCCTGGTTGGCTGTATCGCTAGCGTCATCTTGGTGCTCATCTACCTGTACCtcactccctgccgctgctgctgccggGGGGATGAGAAGAAAGAGAATGAGGACAGCATCCATTCCTCCATGTTGAGCGCCACTCCCAACCACGAAACAGCCAGTGACAAGGTGGCCCTCAATAGACATGTTGCTTTCATTGAACCCTCTGGCAACCTGCAAGGCCAGAATGGCAAACTCAAGCCCAAcggtgcccaggagggtccagatggtAAGCGCACACAGAAGCCGCCACGGAAGATGTCAGACCCCGGCTCTGTCAGCTCTGCCTTTTCAGATACCCCTATTGTGGTTTGA